Sequence from the Halobaculum rubrum genome:
CGCTTACCTCGACGACAACGACGAACTCGTCGTCGACCTCACCGCGACGAACACGGAGGTCGACGGCGAGGGCGTCAACGACGACGGCGTCACCACGATCTCGAACGTCTTCGAGATCCGATACAACGGCTCCCGGTACGCGCACGTGTGGATCACACACGGCTCCGAACAGGTGACGCTCGTCGCCCGCGGCGACCCCATCGAGTCGGAGTCGGCCAACGTCACCCTCGGGCCGAACGGGTCCGTCGCGGTCGGGATCGTCGTCGACACGACCGGCGAGACGCCCGACGGGCTGATCGACGACATGCAGGTGCACGCGAAGGTGGCCGACCCCGAGGACGTGAACGGCGGCGGCGACGGGGGCGGCGGCACAGGGGGCATCGGTGCCGCCGGCGTCGGGAGCACGGCGGACACCGACGACGGCGATGAGGCCGACGCCGGGGACGACGGGGACGACGGGGCGGCGGTCCAGCAGTTCGCGCGCAGCGACGCCGAGCGATCGGTCACGATCCTGGACCCGCCCACGGCCGGCCCGGTCACCGTCGACCTCGACGGGATGGCGATCGACGGCGGCCCCGGGAACCTCACGCTCGACGCGATCGACGTCACGGCCGCCGACAGCTCGACGGTTTCGCTGAATATCACCGCCGGCGCCCCCGGGACGGCGAGCGACTCGGTCGGCGTCGAGGCGCTCGGCGTCGTCGCGGTGACCGAGACGGACGGGAGCTCCGTGGAGGACGCGACGCTCCGCTTCAGTGTCGACCGGGATCACCTCGAGGAACGCGGGATAGCCCTCGACGACCTGGCTGTGTTCCGCGAGCGCGACGGCGAGACCGCGACGGTGCCCGTCCGCGTCGTCGGCGAGCGCGACGGGCGCGTCGTCTTCGAGGCCGACGCTGCGGACCTCTCGACGTTCACCGTCGCGGCGCTGCGGCCGTCGATCGGCGTCGCCGAGGCGTCGCTGTCGACCGACGCCGTCGCCGCCACCGGATCGGCGACCGTGACCGCACGCGTCGTGAACGAGGGCCGCACGGCGGGGACCCGAACCGTGACGCTCACGCTCGACGGCGAGCCCGTCGCCGAGCGGACGGTCGACCTCGACGCGAACGAGTCGACGTCCGTGACGTTCGAGGTGACCCCCGACGGGACCGGCGACTACGCGGTCGCCGTCGACGGGGCGAGTGTCGGGACGCTGACCGTCGAGGGCGACGCCGGGACCGCGGAACCCTCGGAATCTGTCGACACGGTCGGCGAGTCGGCCGGAGCGGGGACCGCAGACGGCGTGGCCGCGGACGTGACGGATGCTCCCGTCGAGGAGCCCGCCGGA
This genomic interval carries:
- a CDS encoding PGF-pre-PGF domain-containing protein, whose amino-acid sequence is MRRLAAALAALALAGALVFPSAAASFSLAVDPIGNDVDLSPTDDPNGDYAYLDDNDELVVDLTATNTEVDGEGVNDDGVTTISNVFEIRYNGSRYAHVWITHGSEQVTLVARGDPIESESANVTLGPNGSVAVGIVVDTTGETPDGLIDDMQVHAKVADPEDVNGGGDGGGGTGGIGAAGVGSTADTDDGDEADAGDDGDDGAAVQQFARSDAERSVTILDPPTAGPVTVDLDGMAIDGGPGNLTLDAIDVTAADSSTVSLNITAGAPGTASDSVGVEALGVVAVTETDGSSVEDATLRFSVDRDHLEERGIALDDLAVFRERDGETATVPVRVVGERDGRVVFEADAADLSTFTVAALRPSIGVAEASLSTDAVAATGSATVTARVVNEGRTAGTRTVTLTLDGEPVAERTVDLDANESTSVTFEVTPDGTGDYAVAVDGASVGTLTVEGDAGTAEPSESVDTVGESAGAGTADGVAADVTDAPVEEPAGLGLVDVAGLASLAALTASLVVLVRRISR